In Flavobacterium hankyongi, the genomic window TGTGGTAGTGGAAGATCTTATCAGTACAGGAAAAAGTAGCTTGCTGGCAGTTGAGGCTCTAAAAAATGAAGGTGCAAACGTTAAAGGAATGGCTGCCATTTTTTCATACGGTTTTCAAGTTGCAACTGATAATTTTAAAGAAGCAAAAGTAAATTTGTATACATTAAGTAACTATGATAGCTTGATAACTTTGGCAGTAGAAAAAAAATATATTGCAGAAGATGAGCAGGAAACCCTTGAAGAATGGAGAAAAAATCCATCTGAATGGAATGTTGAAGTATAGTTTTTGTTAAATAAAGAATCAAATAATTTATAAATCTAAAATAATGAATTTAGAAAGTCCGAAAGTTACTGTTCAAAAATCTGCAGAATATTTATTTAACGAATTAAGTCAAGTTAAGAATTTTGAAAAATTAATGCCTGATAATATCGCTAAATTTGAAGTAATCGATGAAAATTGTTTCGAATTTGGTTTAAAAGGTATGCCTGAAATTAAATTGTTAAAAAAAGAAGTTACTCCAAATTCTAAAATTGTTTTAGGAGCTGCTTCAAGTAAATTGCCTTTTACATTGACTGCAAATTTAAGCGAAGAAGGTGTAGAAACTACAGGAGTTCAATTGTTTTTTCAAGGTGAATTTAATGCAATGATGGCAATGATGATTAAAGGACCAATCTCAAAGTTTATTGAGACTTTAGCAGAGAATATGCATAAATTATAATACAATAAAAAAAGCCATTCATATGAATGGCTTTTTTTATTGTATTATAATTCTTCTTTAATCTTTGCTGTGGCAATAAAATAGATTCCTGCTATGATAAATGGTATACTCAACCATTGACCTGTAGATAGCATACCTAGAATGTTTTCAAATCCTCCTTGACTTTCTTTAACAGATTCTACAATTATTCTAACTGTGAATAGTGATACTAAAAACACACCAAAAAGGTAACCTTGTTTTAAACGAGCATTTGTTTTCCAATATAAAAAGAAAAGTAAAGCAAACACAAAAATATAACCAAAAGCTTCGTATAACTGAGAAGGATGTTTAGCAGGAACTTTATCTAAAACAGATGTAAATTTAGGATCTGTAGCAATTGCATTAAAAGCTGCTTTGGAATCTGTTAAACCTGTAATTCTCATAGCTTCAATTGGGCGTATAGCATCTTGAATGAATTTAATACCAAATGATGATGTAGTTTCATGACCAACAATTTCTGAGTTAAAGAAATTGCCTAAACGTACAAAAATTGCTCCACTTGCTACAGGAATTACAACTCTGTCTAGTACCCATAAAACGGGTTTTTTCATTACTTTTTTAGAGAAGAAATACATAAAAATAATTACTGAGATTGCTGCGCCGTGGCTTGCAAGTCCTTGAAATCCTGTGAATTCAAAACTCGGGTTGAAACGAAAAGGTAAAAAGATGCTAAAAAAATCTTCTTTAAATAATTCCGGTTGGTAAAATAGAACATGTCCTAATCGAGCGCCAAGCAATACAGAAATAACCATCCATATAAACATATTGTCTAGTTTTTCAATTGGCTCTTTCTCTCTTTCGAATATTTTTTTCATTATGTAAAAGCCTAGCGAGAATGCTACGACAAACATCAAACTGTAAAAACGAATTGTAAATGAACCTATATGTATTCCTTCAGAAGGATTCCAAACAAAGTAAAGTGGGTGTGTCATATTGTATTTTATTCAAAGTGTTTCAAAAATAACAATAAAAATTACTACAACAATAGTTATTTAATTGAATTTAGGAATATTTTAAGGTACAGGATCATAACCGCTTCCTCCCCAAGGATGGCAACGCCCAATTCTTTTTAATCCTAAAAATAGACCATAAATGGGACCATGCTTTTTTAAGGCTTCAATCATGTAGCTTGAACAAGTAGGTTGGTATCTGCAAGTAGCAGGCATGAGTGGTGAAATAAGTATTTTATAAAACCAAACTAAGAAAAGTAAAGGAGCTATAGCTATTTTTTTAATCATAAAGTAATTGTTAAAATGAATAAACCGGCTGTAAACCGGTTTATTTTTTATTAAGTCATAAAAGTAGTTCCTTCTTTACCGTCTTTTAAGATAATACCAATAGCGGCTAGCTCATCCCTTATCTGGTCAGACATTGCCCAGTTTTTATTAGCTCTAGCTTCGTTGCGCATTTTTATCAACATTTCGACAACTCCATTTAGTTTATCAGAGTTGTTTGCAGTAGCTTCTTCATTCTTAATTCCTAAAATATCAAAAACAAATGTTGTTAAAGTATGTTTCAAGTTATCTAAATCAGCTTGTGAAATTGATTCCTTATCATCATTAATTAAATTGATATATTTTATTCCTTCAAACAAATGTGCGATTAATATAGGCGTATTAAAATCATCATTCATTGCATCATAACAATTCTTTTTCCAAGCAGAAATATCTATTGATGATGTGTTTGATGAAGAAATTTTATCTAAAAGTTTAATTCCTTCAAACAGCCTTGTTAATCCTTTTTCGCTAGCAACCATAGCTTCATTAGAAATGTCTAAAACACTTCTATAATGAGCTTGCATAAAACAAAAACGTACTACACTTGGACTGAATGCCTTTTCAAAAAATTTATTTTCACCATTTAAAAGTTCAATAGGAAGTATAAAATTTCCTGTAGATTTACTCATTCGTAAGCCATTCATGGTTAGCATGTTAGCGTGCATCCAAAAATTTACTGGCGAAGAGCCATTGCAACCTTTGCCTTGTGCTACTTCACATTCATGATGAGGAAATTTCAAGTCTAATCCACCTCCGTGAATATCAAAAGTTTCTCCTAAATATTTAGTACTCATGGCTGTACACTCTAAGTGCCAACCTGGAAAACCTTCTCCCCAAGGAGAATTCCATCTCATGATATGAGCAGGTGATGCTTTTTTCCAAAGTGCAAAATCAGGAGCGTTTTTCTTTTCGTTTTGTCCGTCTAAATCACGAGTATTGGCAAACAAATCTTCAATGTTTCTATTGCTTAATTCACCATAATTTAAACCTCTGTTGTTGTATTCTAACACATCAAAGTATACAGAACCATTACTTTCATAGGCAAGACCTTTTTTAATCAACTTTTCTGTCAATTCAATCTGTTCTATAATGTGTCCCGTAGCAGTAGGTTCTATAGTTGGAGGTAAAAAATTGAATAAATCTAAAACCTTGTGGAAGTACACTGTATATTTTTGTACAATTTCCATTGGTTCTAATTTTTCTAATCGAGTTTGTTTTACAAAACGATCGTTATCAACATTTCCATCATCTGTTAAATGTCCTGCGTCAGTAATATTTCTCACATAGCGAACATTATATCCTAGATGCAAGAAGTATCTGAAAATCATATCAAAACTCATAAAAGTACGCACATTACCCAAATGAACATTGCTGTACACAGTAGGTCCACAAACATACATCCCAATATTACCTTGAAGAATAGGAGTGAATGTCTCTTTTTCGCCTGTAAGCGAATTGTATATTTTTATAGGATTGTCTTGATATAAATGCATTACTGGGAGCTATTTCCTGCTATCCGCTATATCTTTTTGCTATACATTTCGACTTCGCTCAGTAAACAAAAAGGATGCCGCTTCTATCAGGGCTATTATTAAAATTTTGTGTCTAATTTAATATAATCTAAGAATTCTCTGCGTGTTTTTTCTTCTTTGAACTTTCCGCCAAATTCAGCAGTTACAGTACTACTTTCAATGTCCTTTATTCCTCTTGAATTTACACAAAGGTGTTTTGCATCAATAACACATGCAACGTCTTCAGTTCCAAGAGCAGCTTGAAGCTCTTGTACAATTTGCATTGTTAAACGTTCTTGAACTTGAGGTCTTTTTGCATAATAATCCACAATACGATTCATTTTAGATAAACCAATCACTTTTCCGTTCGAAATATAAGCAACATGAGCTCTACCTATAATAGGTAATAAATGATGTTCACAAGTTGAATAAACGGTTATGTTTTTTTCAACAAGCATTTCACCATATTTATAATTATTGGCAAAAGTTGAAGAACCAGGTTTTTTATTAGGGTGTAATCCCCCAAAAATTTCTTTAACGAACATTTTGGCTACACGATTAGGAGTTCCGCTTAAACTGTCGTCGGTTAAATCCATCCCTAAAGTTGTTAAAATACTTTCTACATCCTTTCTAATTGAGGTGATTTTTTGTTCATCTGTCAATTCGAAAGCATCTTTACGTAGAGGGTTTGTGGCACTTGTACCTATGTGGTTATTTCCAATTTCTTCTTGAAATTCTTCGTTCTGAGTCATTATAAAATATTCAACAGTTTTATATAAGACGCAAATATACATATTATATTCAGATTATAAATTTTGATTTTTAACATAAAAAAAGTTAAATAAAAATGTGTTAATTGTTAAAAATTCATTAATTTTCGCAAATTTATTTGAGCAAAATACAATAATTATGAAAAAACACCTACTTATCTTCATTTTTTCATTGGGATATTTTCTGTCATTTTCGCAAAATGCCCCAACTGTATATGTGGATATACAAGCACCTTTGCCAATATGTAATCCGGGAGAATCAACCACTCTTCAGGCTGATTATTTGCAAACTTATGCTACAAATACTAATAACTATGATGTGACATCGATTCCGTATGCACCTTCTTATCCTTTTACGGGAGGAACACTTTTAGATGTGTCAGTCGATGATATTTGGTCACCAATAGTGACTTTACCCTTCCCTTTTTGTTTTTATGGACAAAACTATACTAAATTATTAGTAGGAGCTAATGGTGTTGTAACTTTCGATATCGCTGGTGTTGTGCCAGGTGGAACACAAACACCTTTAGTAGCTGGTGGTTGTGATTGGAGTTTTTCTTCATCAATACCAACTACTAATGCAGATTTCAATATAAGAAATGCAATTTATGGGGTTTATCAAGATATTCATCCAGGTTTAATTACTAATCCAGTAGTTCAGAATATTAATTATTATGTAACTGGAACTTACCCTAATAGAGCTTTTGTTCTTAATACATCTGAGATCCCTCAATTCTCTTGTAATACAAGTGTTGGTCTTCAAACTTATCAGATCATTTTATATGAAACAACTAATACTATAGATGTTCTTGTTAAGAAAAGGACACCTTGTAATGCATGGCAGAACGGTGTTGGGGTTATTGGACTTATGAATAAAGCGGGGACTTTAGCTGCTGTGCCACCAGGTAGAAATACTGGAAACTGGAGTGCATTTAATGAGGCATGGCGTTTTACTCCATCAGCTGCAGGAGGGTCAAATGTGACTTTAAATTGGCATTTAGGTAGTTCAACTGGTCCAAGTTTAGGATCAGCAAATCCAATTACGGTTTCTCCTACAACACCAACAACGTATACAGCTGTAGCAACTTACACTAGATGTGATGGTACTTTAATAGAAATACAAGACGATATAACTGTTGGTGTAGAACCAGCTTTACCAACTTTAGATCCTCAAGACATAACACTATGTACATCTTCTCCAGGACCTTATACATTTAATATTAACCAAAATACTTATATGGCAAATGGTTATGCAACGCCTGGTGATTTTGTGTTTAGGTATTATGTGGATAATGCTGGTGCACCAGGGGCTCAAATTCCTAATGCAACTTTAGGTGCATACACACCAATATCTACTACATATCCACAAACCATTTGGGTTGAAATAGAAGAGCAAGGAACTGTAACCGGCACAGGGTGTACGAATCTTAGATCTTTTCAATTAAACGTTACAGCTGGTCCAAGTGGAAGTTTTAGTTATACACCTGCTACTTATTGTGAGTCGATTACATCGCCACAGGCTGTAACATTAAGTGCATTGACATCGGGAGGTGTTTTTAGTGCTACACCAGCAGGATTGATTATAGATCCAACTACAGGAGCAATTACACCAAATGGTAGTACACCTAATACATATACAGTTCATTATGATATAGTTGCATCGGGAAGTTGTCCAGCATTTTCGGCACCAACATTCACTGTGACAATAAATCCAGCTCCAACAGCGCCAGCAGTAACGGTTGTTCAACCAACATGTACGGTGACTACAGGTTCCATTACTGTAACTTCTCCATTAGGAGCGGGTTATGAATATAGTGTCGATAATGGCATGAACTATCAATCTAATCCATTATTTCCAGGATTACCACCTGGATCATACATAGTTATTGTAAGAGATATCAGTTCTTCTTGTGTATCTTCGACAACTCCTGTTACCATTAATACCCCTCCGGGATCACCTTCAATACCGCTTGTTGGAACAACAGCACCAACATGTACAGCAGATGGATCGAGCACAATCACAAATTACGATCCTACGTTAACTTATACTTTCACCCCAGCAGGTCCTACAGTAGGCGCAGGTGGAGTTATTACAGGTATGTTGGTTGGAACATCTTATACAGTAACAGCAACTAATGCGACTTGTTCTTCTGCTCCATCAGCAGCATTTAGTAATTTACCAATGCTAATTACTCCAGTAGTTCCAATAACTAGTACAACAGCGGCTACATGTACAGCAGATGGATCAAGCACGATTACAAATTATGTAGCAGCTCAAATCTATACTTTCACCCCAACAGGTCCAACAGTAGGCGCAGGTGGAGTGATTACAGGTATGGTTGCAGGAACGAGTTATACCGTGACAGCAGGTAATGGAAGTTGTACATCGGCAGCTTCGGCATCATTTAATAATCCAGTTATGCTTACAACTCCTGTAGTTCCAACAATAAACACAGCATCAGCAACTTGTACAGCAAATGGATCAAGTACGATAACCAATTATGTTGCGACGTTAACTTATACTTTCACCCCAGCAGGTCCTACAGTAGGCGCAGGTGGAGTTATTACAGGTATGTTGGTTGGAACATCTTATACAGTAACAGCAACTAATGCGACTTGTTCTTCTGCTCCATCAGCAGCATTTAGTAATTTACCAATGCTAATTACTCCAGTAGTTCCAATAACTAGTACAACAGCGGCTACATGTACAGCAGATGGATCAAGCACGATTACAAATTATGTAGCAGCTCAAACCTATACTTTCACCCCAACAGGTCCAACAGTAGGCGCAGGTGGAGTGATTACAGGTATGGTTGCAGGAACGAGTTATACCGTGACAGCAGGTAATGGAAGTTGTACATCGGCAGCTTCGGCATCATTTAATAATCCAGTTATGCTTACAACTCCTGTAGTTCCAACAATAAACACAGCATCAGCAACTTGTACAGCAAATGGATCAAGTACGATTACCAATTATGTTGCGACGTTAACTTATACTTTCACCCCAGCAGGTCCTACAGTAGGCGCAGGTGGAGTTATTACAGGTATGGTTATAGGAACGAGTTATACCGTGACGGCAGGTAATGGAAGTTGTTCATCAGTTGCATCAGCGGCATTTAGTAATGCAGCAATGTTAGTTACTCCAGTAGTTCCAACGACAGCAACAACAGCGGCTACATGTACAGCAGCTGGATCAAGCACGATTACAAATTATGTAGCGGGTCAAACCTATACTTTCACCCCAACAGGTCCAACAGTAGGCGCAGGTGGAGTTATTACAGGTATGATTGCTGGAACGAGTTATACCGTGACGGCAGGTAATGGAAGTTGTACATCGGCAGCTTCGGCATCATTTAATAATCCAGTTATGCTTACAACTCCTGTAGTTCCAACAATAAACACAGCATCAGCAACTTGTACAGCAAATGGATCAAGTACGATTACCAATTATGTTGCGACGTTAACTTATACTTTCACCCCAGCAGGTCCTACAGTTGGAGCAGGTGGAGTGATTACAGGTATGGTTATAGGAACGAGTTATACCGTGACGGCAGGTAATGGAAGTTGTTCATCAGTTGCATCAGCGGCATTTAGTAATGCAGCAATGCTAATTACTCCAGCGGTTCCAACAACAGCAACAACAGCGGCTACATGTGCGGCAGCTGGATCGAGCACGATTACAAATTATGTAGCAGCTCAAACCTATACTTTCACCCCAACAGGTCCAACAGTAGGCGCAGGTGGAGTGATTACAGGTATGGTTGCAGGAACGAGTTATACCGTGACAGCAGGTAATGGAAGTTGTACATCGGCAGCTTCGGCATCATTTAATAATCCAGTTATGCTTACAACTCCTGTAGTTCCAACAATAAACACAGCATCAGCAACTTGTACAGCAAATGGATCAAGTACGATAACCAATTATGTTGCGACGTTAACTTATACTTTCACCCCAGCAGGTCCTACAGTAGGCGCAGGTGGAGTGATTACAGGTATGGTTATAGGAACGAGTTATACCGTGACGGCAGGTAATGGAAGTTGTTCATCAGTTGCATCAGCGGCATTTAGTAATGCAGCAATGTTAGTTATTCCAGTAGTTCCAACGACAGCAACAACAGCGGCTACATGTACAGCAGCTGGATCAAGCACGATTACAAATTATGTAGCGGGTCAAACCTATACTTTCACCCCAACAGGTCCAACAGTAGGCGCAGGTGGAGTGATTACAGGTATGATTGCTGGAACGAGTTATACCGTGACGGCAGGTAATGGAAGTTGTACATCGGCAGCTTCGGCATCATTTAATAATCCAGTTATGCTTACAACTCCTGTAGTTCCAACAATAAACACAGCATCAGCAACTTGTACAGCAAATGGATCAAGTACGATTACCAATTATGTTGCGACGTTAACTTATACTTTCACCCCAGCAGGTCCTACAGTTGGAGCAGGTGGAGTGATTACAGGTATGGTTATAGGAACGAGTTATACCGTGACGGCAGGTAATGGAAGTTGTTCATCAGTTGCATCAGCGGCATTTAGTAATGCAGCAATGTTAGTTACTCCAGTAGTTCCAACGACAGCAACAACAGCGGCTACATGTGCGGCAGATGGGTTGAGTACAATTACCAATTATAATGCTGCACAGACGTATGTTTTCACCCCAACAGGTCCAACAGTAGGCGCAGGTGGAGTTATTACAGGTATGACAGCAGGTATAAGTTATACGGTAAAGGCTAGTAACGGAAGTTGCTTATCGGGAGCATCGATAGCGTTTAAAAACCCTGAAAAACTTACCACTCCAGTGATGACCTTAACTAATGGCTATGTTTGTGTGGATCCAAATTCAGGAGCTGTGTTGAATACTTATACAATTACGGCTAATTTAAGCGCGACAGATTATAGTTTCCAATGGACAGATAGTTCAGGAGCGATAGTAGGAGGATCAGGAAATTCATATACAGCATCAGCACCAGGAACTTATACTGCAATTGCAACTCCACTCACATCGGCAGTATGTCCGCCATTACCAGCACAAGCTACAGTAGTTCCATCATCATGGCCACAGGCTTTAGATGTAGTTACTTCAGAATATTTTGCAGATGTAATGAGTATTAATGTAATGGCTACACCAGCAGGGAATTATGAATATTCGTTAGATGGTGGAGATTACCAAAGCAGCAGTGTGTTTACAGATGTAACACCTGGAGAACACACAGTCACGGTTCGTGATGTACATCAGTGTGGAGATATTTCAATTACTACTACACTTATTGATTTTCCAAGATATTTCACGCCAAATGGTGATGGCTATCATGATACGTGGAATATTTCTGCCTTACAAGGTCAGTCTAATTCAAAAATTCATATCTTTGACAGATTTGGAAAATTACTGAAAGAAATCAGACCTTCGAGTAGTGGTTGGAACGGTACCTTTAACGGACAAGACTTGCCATCAACAGATTACTGGTTTGTGGTATTCTACCAAGAAAAAGGACAAAACAAAGAATTTAAATCCCATTTCTCTTTAAAACGATAAATGGTTTTAATAAAAAGAAAGAGGCTTACAACTGTAAGCCTCTTTCTTTTTTTAAATTATTATAAAAATTGAATTAAGATGTATTTCAATTTTATTGAAATTAATTGTTATAAACTTTTAACGCTTCACCTAAAATTTGAACAGATTTTATCAAGTCTTCATTTTTTAAAACATAAGCAATACGAACTTCATTTTTTCCAACATTAGGAGATGAATAAAATCCAGCAGCAGGTGCAACCATAACAGTTTCACCATTAAAATTGAAACTTTCTAATAACCACTGAGCAAAATTATCAGCATCTGTTACAGGTAGTTGAGCAATACAGTAAAAAGCACCTTTTGGAGTGGCAACTTTTACACCTGGGATTTTATTTAATTCTGTAATTAAAGTATCGCGACGCTCTTTATATTCAGTAATTACTTCGTCAAAATAGCTTTGAGGAGTTTCTAATGCAGCTTCACTGGCAATTTGTTCGTAAGTTGGCGGGCTTAAACGTGCTTGAGCAAATTTTAGTGCCGTTGACATTACTTCTTTGTTTTTAGAAACAATACATCCAATTCTTGCTCCACACATGCTATAGCGTTTTGAAACAGAATCAATCATTATAGCGTTTTCTTCAATTCCAGGAACATCCATTACAGAATAGTGTTTAGCTCCCTCATCGTAAACAAATTCTCTGTAAACCTCATCAGCAATTAAAAATAAATCATGTTTTTTTACCAACTCAGCTAATTGATTGATTTCTGATTGAGAATATAAATAACCAGTTGGGTTTCCGGGATTGCAAATTAAAATTGCTTTAGTTTTAGAAGTAATTAGTTTTTCAAAATCTGCAATAGGAGGTAATGCAAAGCCTTCATCTAGTGTAGATATAACTGGGACAACTTTTACTCCAGATGCAGTTGCAAATCCATTATAATTAGCATAAAATGGCTCAGGAATTATTATTTCATCACCTGCATCCATGGTAGTTCCAATAGCAAAAAGTAAAGCTTCTGAACCGCCTGTAGTAATTATAATATCTTCTTTATTAATAGGTAGTCCAATTTTTTGATAGCTTGATGCTAGTTTTGTTCTGTAGCTATCAAATCCTGCTGAATGACTGTATTCTAATATTTTTATATCAGAATTCTTAACAGCTTCAATTGCAATTTCAGGTGTTTTGATATCGGGTTGACCGATGTTTAAATGATAAACTTTGTGGCCGTTTTTTTTGGCCATTTCTGAATAAGGAACCAGTTTTCTTATGGGAGATTCTGGCATTTGATGTCCTTTATTTGATATTTTAGGCATAATAAAAAGTTTGGTGATGCAAATTTGCAATTTTTTTTGCAGAATAGTTCTTTAAAATTGTTTCAATTGTGTTAATTATGTGTTTTCCGTTTGAGAAAATTAGTAACTTTAAAGAAAGCCGTTTAATTAATGAAAAAAATATCCATTTTTATTCTTTTTTTATTGTCGATTAATTTTATTTTTTCTCAAGGAAATTTTAAATTTTTGACCAATAAAAAAAAGATTTCAATCCCTTTTCAAGTAGGAAATAATCTTGTAATTATTCCTGTAGAATTAAATGGAGTCAAGCTTAATTTTTTGCTTGATACAGGAGTAGAGAGTACCATTTTGTTTAGTTTAGAGGAAGCAGATTCGATATCTTTCAATAGTTTACAAAAGATTAAAATTAAAGGACTTGGTACTGGTAAAGCAATAGAAGCATTACACTCAAAGGGAAACGACTTAAGAATCAACGGTTTTGTAGATAATAAGCATGAAGTTTTTATTATACTAGATCAAGAAGTAAACTTTTCTTCCCAAGTTGGAATTCCAGTTCATGGTATTATTGGTTATAATTTTTTTAAAGATTATTTTGTTGAAATAAACTATAAAGCAAAAAGGGTAGTTGTTTACAGAAATATTGATGACTATCCTAAATCAAGACTTAAATCATTTGAAGAAATTCCTATTTCGTTAGAATTAGAAAAGCCATATATTTTTGCAGATATATTATTAAATGAAAAAAATATTAAAGCTAAACTTTTAGTCGATACTGGAGGTAGTGATGCTATTTGGTTGTTTGAAGATGGAGAGATTATTGAGTCTCCAAATGATTATTTTATTGATTTTTTAGGAAAGGGTTTTAGTGGTGATATACATGGTAAAAGAGCTAGAATTAAGAAGATGAATATTGGTAATAAAGAAATTAATTTACCTACTATATCTTTTCCAGATAAAGAGTCGTTACAGAACGCTAGTTTTGTTAAAGATAGAAAAGGATCTATTGGTTCAGAAATACTAAGAAGATTTACAACTATTTACGATTATAAAAACGGAAGAATGTTTTTTAAAAAAAATAATGACTTTGAGGATCCATTTAATTATAATATGAGTGGAATCGAAGTTCAACATAGTGGTTTGCAATGGATAAAAGAAGAAGTTCAGTTTAAAACAAATTTATTGAGTACTGTAAAGGACGAAGTTTCAGTTTATGAGTCTGGAAGACAAAATAACCTTAAGTATCAATTTGCTTTAAAACCAGTATATGAGATAACAAGCGTGAGAAAATCTTCTCCAGCAGATTTAGCAGGTATAAAAAAAGGAGATATAATAGCAGTATTAAATGGTAAGTATGCTTTTAAATACAAACTACAAGACATTATTTCGTTGATGCAATCTGAAGAAGGGAAATGGATTAAACTAGAAGTAGAAAGAAATGGTGTAATATTTAAAACTAAATTTCAACTCAAAAAAATATTGTAAAAAATAAGGCTCATTTTTGAGCCTTATTTTTTTAGTTATTTGGTAACGTTTTTTTCTTCTCCATAACATTTACATCCGAAGCAGCTACAACTGTACCTTTAATTTTTAATGCTATCTTTCCTCCCTCATAATTTACCGCATTAGATTCAACTGTAATTGTTTTTCTAATTGGTCCAGGATTCATATTGTATTTCACTTCAATTTGACCAGTTTTACCTGGCATAATTGGTTCTTTTGGTTTACTAGGAACAGTACAACCACAAGTAGATTGCACATTTGTAATAATCAAAGGAGCATCTCCAGTATTAGTAAATTCAAAAACACGAACACCATTGTCACTTTCTTTTGTTACTGTACCGTAATCAATAGTATTGTCTTGGTCTTTAAATTCAATTTTCGCACCTTTTTGTGCGCTAGCTGAAAAGGCAAAACCTAAAACAGCCATTATTAACATTAGTTTTTTCATAATTTTTAATTTAAG contains:
- a CDS encoding SRPBCC family protein, which codes for MNLESPKVTVQKSAEYLFNELSQVKNFEKLMPDNIAKFEVIDENCFEFGLKGMPEIKLLKKEVTPNSKIVLGAASSKLPFTLTANLSEEGVETTGVQLFFQGEFNAMMAMMIKGPISKFIETLAENMHKL
- the lgt gene encoding prolipoprotein diacylglyceryl transferase, translating into MTHPLYFVWNPSEGIHIGSFTIRFYSLMFVVAFSLGFYIMKKIFEREKEPIEKLDNMFIWMVISVLLGARLGHVLFYQPELFKEDFFSIFLPFRFNPSFEFTGFQGLASHGAAISVIIFMYFFSKKVMKKPVLWVLDRVVIPVASGAIFVRLGNFFNSEIVGHETTSSFGIKFIQDAIRPIEAMRITGLTDSKAAFNAIATDPKFTSVLDKVPAKHPSQLYEAFGYIFVFALLFFLYWKTNARLKQGYLFGVFLVSLFTVRIIVESVKESQGGFENILGMLSTGQWLSIPFIIAGIYFIATAKIKEEL
- the yidD gene encoding membrane protein insertion efficiency factor YidD; protein product: MIKKIAIAPLLFLVWFYKILISPLMPATCRYQPTCSSYMIEALKKHGPIYGLFLGLKRIGRCHPWGGSGYDPVP
- the cysS gene encoding cysteine--tRNA ligase is translated as MHLYQDNPIKIYNSLTGEKETFTPILQGNIGMYVCGPTVYSNVHLGNVRTFMSFDMIFRYFLHLGYNVRYVRNITDAGHLTDDGNVDNDRFVKQTRLEKLEPMEIVQKYTVYFHKVLDLFNFLPPTIEPTATGHIIEQIELTEKLIKKGLAYESNGSVYFDVLEYNNRGLNYGELSNRNIEDLFANTRDLDGQNEKKNAPDFALWKKASPAHIMRWNSPWGEGFPGWHLECTAMSTKYLGETFDIHGGGLDLKFPHHECEVAQGKGCNGSSPVNFWMHANMLTMNGLRMSKSTGNFILPIELLNGENKFFEKAFSPSVVRFCFMQAHYRSVLDISNEAMVASEKGLTRLFEGIKLLDKISSSNTSSIDISAWKKNCYDAMNDDFNTPILIAHLFEGIKYINLINDDKESISQADLDNLKHTLTTFVFDILGIKNEEATANNSDKLNGVVEMLIKMRNEARANKNWAMSDQIRDELAAIGIILKDGKEGTTFMT
- the folE gene encoding GTP cyclohydrolase I FolE produces the protein MTQNEEFQEEIGNNHIGTSATNPLRKDAFELTDEQKITSIRKDVESILTTLGMDLTDDSLSGTPNRVAKMFVKEIFGGLHPNKKPGSSTFANNYKYGEMLVEKNITVYSTCEHHLLPIIGRAHVAYISNGKVIGLSKMNRIVDYYAKRPQVQERLTMQIVQELQAALGTEDVACVIDAKHLCVNSRGIKDIESSTVTAEFGGKFKEEKTRREFLDYIKLDTKF